The following coding sequences are from one Musa acuminata AAA Group cultivar baxijiao chromosome BXJ1-6, Cavendish_Baxijiao_AAA, whole genome shotgun sequence window:
- the LOC135676006 gene encoding peptide-N4-(N-acetyl-beta-glucosaminyl)asparagine amidase A-like, whose amino-acid sequence MHLTRLPLFSCIFLLLTSAVKALPLDPSCLPTGFTCSPLPSPAPPPLSSAPELFPPSLTPSPSLPPLPSPPSTPSPLLPPASPPPPSPALPPSSSLSPSSISPLLPPSDSPASSAAPMPPPIPSPSPTPSLPFPPPPPVAPPSPIIPSPTPSLPFPPTLPAVPSSPILSPSPAPSPLSPPSPTPTPTPSPSPSPFSPPSPTPSPLSPPSPPPIPTPSPSPFSPPSPTPSPLSPPSPPPSSSPFSPPSPTPTPSPFPPPEPSPLAPASPIIPSPPLPPSPWPETMVEYIDPTLPPILPAHDPKCSVPILLRDFANAVGAPPIHANYKPPLNCPAPWSRVILELSGSASDAQKDRIAAVWLGGAEILRTTTPLPMAPGAFWHVHKDITRYTSLLHIANSFSMMLDNSFTTLPGVYTINVTLHFYRGPLCGSVMQSNTETTEAKLNSVLTAYPIIKGIHRDPADLIIPISNGTGGAGFWFRIENETDVHTTAVVIPNNTYRAVLEVYVSHHGGDEYWYANPLRSGDLQLKPDGLESAKPNGGFRQVVATIDGRYVGSALPFPVIYPSSINPFFWAPVTPIGAYDHPSYDLELTPFISLLLDSKPHEFGLTVRDSQPYWLVSANLHIWLDAWSDAVEAGLLRYKAPPLRLNRQADWEANEGKSEIEGQVTIRFSGWVNSYRGNITTSVRHRIKFKSHVEVEDNGESKNIEVESRSRTNVRTVKDHKVLQRAAMDMEAPLEMTVITTNGGGRSLFHKTKLVHQLKETRSLIEGKNTAFSTLADRQESEGSVLTEDGAALWGKGDTMSTYKFRDEKSCYMRTVNMIGGKVEEDEETASCVAVAAS is encoded by the coding sequence GTCTTCAGCGCCCGAGTTGTTCCCTCCCTCGTTGACGCCATCACCGTCCCTACCACCCTTACCATCACCACCATCGACACCATCACCCTTGTTACCACCAGCTTCGCCACCACCGCCATCACCTGCGTTGCCACCATCGTCATCGTTATCGCCATCATCAATTTCACCATTATTACCACCATCAGATTCACCTGCGTCGTCGGCGGCACCAATGCCGCCACCGATTCCATCACCATCACCAACACCGTCACTTCCTTTTCCACCTCCACCGCCGGTGGCACCACCATCGCCAATAATTCCATCGCCAACACCATCACTACCTTTTCCACCCACATTGCCAGCAGTACCGTCGTCCCCAATTCTATCACCATCACCAGCACCCTCACCTCTCTCACCTCCATCACCAACACCCACACCCACACCCTCACCCTCGCCCTCACCTTTTTCACCTCCATCACCAACACCCTCACCTCTCTCACCTCCATCACCGCCACCCATACCCACACCCTCACCCTCACCTTTTTCACCTCCATCACCAACACCCTCACCTCTCTCACCTCCATCACCACCACCCTCATCCTCACCGTTTTCACCTCCGTCACCAACACCCACACCTTCACCTTTTCCACCTCCAGAACCATCACCGTTGGCACCAGCGTCGCCAATAATTCCGTCGCCACCGCTGCCACCGTCTCCGTGGCCAGAGACAATGGTTGAGTACATCGACCCCACCCTACCGCCTATCCTCCCCGCTCATGACCCAAAGTGCTCTGTCCCAATCCTCTTGCGGGACTTCGCCAACGCTGTTGGCGCTCCGCCAATCCATGCGAACTACAAGCCGCCGTTGAACTGCCCCGCCCCCTGGTCCCGGGTCATCCTCGAGCTCTCTGGTTCAGCTTCTGACGCTCAAAAGGACCGTATCGCCGCCGTCTGGCTCGGCGGTGCCGAGATCCTCCGGACCACCACGCCGCTCCCTATGGCTCCCGGCGCCTTTTGGCACGTCCATAAGGACATCACCCGCTACACGTCGCTCCTCCACATTGCCAACTCTTTCTCGATGATGCTAGACAACTCCTTTACCACCTTGCCGGGCGTCTACACCATCAACGTTACTCTCCACTTCTACCGCGGCCCCCTTTGCGGCAGCGTAATGCAATCAAACACGGAAACAACAGAGGCGAAGCTAAATTCTGTTCTCACTGCTTATCCAATCATCAAAGGTATCCACCGAGATCCGGCTGATCTCATTATCCCGATATCGAACGGTACCGGTGGCGCTGGCTTCTGGTTTCGGATTGAGAATGAGACTGATGTGCACACGACGGCCGTAGTCATCCCCAACAACACTTACCGCGCGGTGCTGGAGGTCTACGTATCCCACCACGGCGGCGACGAGTACTGGTACGCCAACCCCCTCCGCTCGGGCGACCTCCAGCTGAAGCCGGACGGCCTTGAGTCTGCAAAGCCGAACGGCGGCTTCCGCCAGGTAGTCGCCACCATTGATGGCCGCTACGTCGGCTCCGCGTTGCCGTTTCCTGTCATCTACCCGAGCTCAATCAATCCGTTCTTTTGGGCGCCGGTGACGCCCATCGGCGCCTATGACCACCCGTCCTACGATCTCGAGCTCACTCCGTTCATTAGCCTTCTCCTCGATAGCAAGCCGCACGAGTTCGGGCTCACAGTTCGAGACAGCCAGCCATACTGGCTGGTGTCAGCCAATCTCCACATATGGCTTGACGCGTGGTCTGACGCCGTTGAGGCAGGTTTGCTCCGCTACAAAGCACCACCACTCCGGTTGAACCGGCAGGCCGACTGGGAGGCCAATGaaggcaagtcggagatcgagggGCAGGTCACTATACGATTCTCCGGTTGGGTTAACTCATACAGAGGAAATATAACCACCAGCGTCAGGCATAGAATCAAGTTTAAAAGTCACGTTGAGGTGGAAGACAATGGCGAGTCGAAGAACATCGAGGTGGAGAGCAGGTCGAGGACAAATGTGAGGACCGTCAAGGATCACAAAGTGCTGCAGAGGGCGGCGATGGACATGGAGGCGCCGCTAGAGATGACGGTGATCACCACCAATGGCGGCGGCCGGTCGCTGTTCCACAAGACGAAGCTGGTGCACCAGCTGAAGGAGACGCGGAGCTTGATCGAGGGGAAGAATACGGCGTTCAGCACGCTCGCCGACCGGCAAGAATCGGAGGGCTCGGTGCTGACGGAGGACGGCGCGGCGCTATGGGGAAAAGGCGACACTATGTCGACGTACAAATTCCGCGATGAAAAATCGTGTTACATGCGGACGGTAAACATGATCGGAGGGAAGgtcgaggaggacgaggagacgGCCTCATGCGTGGCGGTGGCTGCATCTTGA